The DNA segment CCATCAGGTGTCCAGCTAATTTCTTTTCCTATAACTGCTGCAAATTGACTCATTTGATTGCTAGAAAATTTTTCAAAAGCCTTATTTAAGTTTGTCATTTGCTCTAGAGAGCTAAATGTTGCCATCTGCGCAATAAAATCTTTATCCTGAAGGGGACTAGAAGGGTCTTGGTTTGCCAATTGAGTAGTTAAGATCTTTAAAAAATCATCCTTACCAAGAACGCTTTTTTGTTCAAACGGTTGTACGTTATTATATATTGAATTATTTTTAGCTACTGTATTAACATCCACCCAATTACTCACTTTCAATAGCTCCTTCCTATGCAGTGAAATCAATTCGGGAGCTTGTATTTCGAACTGCTCCACCATATGTAATAGGTAAAACCTCCCGCTCTCTTTCTGTTTGTTCAGATAATTCTCGTTGTTCGTTTGAACCATCCTGTGCTGAGGTAAAAGTATGCTGTTGACGAGACGACTGGGATCCATCCTGGGAGAAAGATAATCCTGCTTGATTAGTATCTACAGAAACGGTTGGCTGTTGTACAACATCAAGCTTTTGCACCTGCAAACCAAACTGCTGTAATGCTTGCTTTAAGTGATGAAGCTGCCCCTCTAATACCTCTTTAGCCACCGATGTGTCAGTCAATATTTGGGCTGAAATCTGCCCATGCTGTGTAGTAACATTTATTTCGATATGGCCTAAATGCTCAGGAAATAAAGAAAATTTAGCCTCTGTACTACCTGACCTACCGTTGGATATTCTTACAAAGCTACTAATCCATTCACTTACTTCTTTACTAAAATCTGAAATTACTAGCTTATTTGGTAAGTTTTCAGGTTTGGAAGTATCTACAGGTAATATCGGTTGTTGATGATTCACAATTATTGATTGGTCACTATTTTTTTGTACATCATCTAATTTTGGAATAGACGTTACTCGTGACTCTCGACTTCCCTCGGGGTTTACTTGCTGAGGCATAGCTGAGAATATAACTTGATTTTTATCGAGTGTCATACCTTGTTTTGAATTAGGAATTAGTCTTCGTTCGATTGTATCAGAATGTACACCCATACCCGACTGGTTCTCAAATTTAAGTCCATTCAAAATTATTTGAATTTTTTCTTCAAAATTAGTTGGGAATTCATAAGACTGTTTTGCTTTTATTTCACCTAATAAGATGTGTATTTTTTGTAAAATTTGATTTGTTTCGTGAGGTGAAAGGTTCCATTCTTCTTTCACTTTTTGTATCGCCTGACTTATAGTCTCCCTAACCATTTGGATGGATTTAGATAAAGGATTTACCATATTTTCTTCAAGTGATTGCTGTGAAACCATAGGCCAATCAGAATCATTTTTTATTGAAGTCAGTGGTTGTTCAACTGGTCTTTGATATACCATAGGTGAATCAGGGTCATTTTTTATTGAAGACGGTGGTTGCTCAACTGGTCTTTGATACTCCATAGGTGAATCAGAAGCATTCTGTATCGTAGACGCTGGTTGTTCAACTGGTCTTTGATACTCCATGGGTGAATCAGAAGTATCCACCAGTGGGGATACTAGAAATTTTGCAGCTCGTTGATACACATTAGGAGTATCCAAAGAAGATGCTTGCATAACAAGAGTTCGTTGAGAATCTACTAATGTGTCAGATGTATCAGGAGCATTTTTTTTGGGAACAACTAATGTTTCATCTAATTGCTGCACTTGCTCCATTAGAGAAACTAATGAAGTCAAGACTCCGTCTATCTTCCCGAAATCTTCGTCATTTAGTTTTTTTGATTCAATGTATTTGGAAACTGACACATTTTTTTTATTTTCGCCCTTTTCATTTACCATGGCTGGTTTAGAATCTATTAAAACTGCCTTATCAGAATCATACTGGCTGTCTTCTAGATTTATAGGTATAGCACTTAATACACTTGCGTTGATTTCCTTTGAGTTTAACGGGATATCTTCCAACTTGACTTTTAATAAGTTAAGTTGGTTTACTGATTCACCCAATTCAATCAATTCTGCAGGTTCTTTATCTGTGATCTTTGACGGATTCAAAAAAACCTCGGCTTGAGTTAATTTTCCTACTTGATTAGATCCATTTGGTATTGAAAGCTGGGCTGACTGTTTATCACTATTAGGTGATTGGTCTAGATGTTTAAACATCGCTATTATTTGATCAAAGGAATTTCCTGAACCTGCCATAGGCGAAGGTGTATTAGTTTTTCCTCCGTTTTGTTGGTTTGTTTGATTTATTTTGATGTCAATTGGAGTGATACCCAAACAGTTACCTCCTCTCATTTCTAATATCCAAAGTTTCAATTAATCTACATTATACCTCATGGACCTGAATTCGTCATGACAATTTTCGATTACTTTTTCAATTTATATCTTTTATATCGACAAATATTTTGATAGATTTTGTTACCAACATATGATAAAAAAACAAGCAGCATCCATAGATACTACTTGTTCTCTCTAAATTACAATAAAAAAGAAGTAATCTTACTATACATCTGCGACAAAACAAATTGTCCATCTGCAAAACCAGCTTCCAATACAGCTTTCGGCATGCCATATACTGTACACGATTCTTCTGATTCTACAAACACTTTTCCATTATACTTTTTTACCTCCCCACAACCTTTTGCACCATCAACACCCATTCCTGTCAAAATGATTGATAACAATTTATCGGTGAAAATAGGAGCCGCTGAACTTAGAGTTATATCAATGGATGGCTTATATAATTCATTCACCATATCACAATCGTCCACTTTGAATACGATAGTCCCTGCAATCTTTTCAAAACGGGTTTGGTACCCTGAAGGACAAATATATATCGTCCCTGGTTTAACTTCTTTTCCGTTTTGAGCTTCTTGTACCTCCATTTGACATAAGGAATCAAATCTTTCAGCCAAATGCTTTGTGAAACCAGGTGGCATATGCTGTGCAATGACAATAGGGACGGGAAAATCTTTCGGAAAACAAGGTAAAATCGTTTGTAATGCTTTTGGTCCCCCTGTTGAACAGCCAATAAAAATAAGTTCCGTATTTTGGTTAGTTTCAATACTTACTTCCATTTCAGGCAATTTAATTTTTGATAAAACAGTAGGCAGTTTAGCTTCTACTATCCCTGCTAAGCGCTGTCTAAAATCTATACTCTGATCGTCTCCGTTTTGATTTCTAATCAGGTTTTCTTTTAAAAAGAAATCAACCGCACCTAGTGCTAGAGCTTGTAAAGTTTCTTGAGCCCCTTCTCCAGTCCGGGAGCTAATCATGACTACAGGAACAGGATTTGTTTTCATTATCTGCTCCAATGCACAAAGGCCGTTCATTTCGGGCATCTCTATATCCATTGTAACAAGATCGGGTTTTAGTCGTTTAACTTTATCAACTGCATCCACTCCATTTCTTGCAATTCCAATTACAAAAAATCGAGGGTCCGTTTCCAGCATTAGACTTATGGCCCTCCGCATAAAAGCAGAGTCATCGACTACTAATACTCCGTATTGTTTCATTCGAATCAGATTCCTTTCGATAATAAAAGCTCTTATCAGAGCGCACTTTTTGTAATCCCATGTTCGTATCTGTTATCGATTCAGCATGGCCAAGAAACAAGTATCCATCAGATGATAAATTTTGGTATAAACTATGAATCACTTGTTGAGTTTTATCTCGATCAAAATAGATCAATACATTCCTGCAAAAAATGATATCTACTTCGCCAATTTCTGCAACCTTTTCTTGGTTAAGTAGGTTTAAATGCTGAAACTTCACCATTCTTTTAGTAGATGATTTAATTTGGTATCCACCATTTTCTTCTATAAAATATTTTTTTAATAAGCTTTCAGGTATTCGTCGAAAAGCAAAAGAACTATTATGATACCATCCCATCTCCGCTTTCTCGAGTACCTTCTTATTAATATCAGTTGCAATAATCTCTACAGTCCCTGGTAAAAACCGACCAGTTTCTTGTATTAACATAGCTAGTGTATATGGCTCCTCACCACTTGAACAGGCAGCACTCCATATCCTAACTGGCCGGTTCATATTTCTACTTTTCAATAATGGCAATACAAAGGAACAACACTCGTTTAATTGTTCCTCTTCTCGATAAAAATAGGTTTCATTAATAGTTAATAAGTCAATTAAGATATCCCACTCCGTAGCTGATTTTGTTAAAAAACCACAATAATCCTCATAGGTTATTCCTAATTCCATGATCCGTTTAGAAATTTTATCTTTAAGAATTGGAAGCCGATCATGATATCCCAATCCACAATAGTCATATACCATTTCGCTTAATCTTAATAACCCATTCTCTAGCATGTGTATCACCTTTTTCCTCGCTACACTTTCATATAAATAATAGGAGCAGCAATGTTTTCTATTTCACACACTCTTTTATGTAGTTTATATAAACCGTTCTTAGTTGCCTCTCATACTTCAATATAATCAAATATGTAGTATAAAATTACTAGATAAAAAGGTAACCGTCAAATAGAATTTTTTTGAAAGAACTAACAAAAACATTTTGATACAATCAAAATAAAACAAAAAACATTATTGTCGAAAATTTGTGATTAGCGTACAATTACATTACAAAACTTTTACAATAAAGGAGATTATGATGTCTAGTATTATTGGTTTTTTATTGGCGTTAATAGCGATAGGAGTAGGTATGGTATTAAAAGGGGCCTCCTTATCTGCATTAATCAATCCGGCAGCATATCTCATTATTTTTGGAGGCACAGCAGCCGCAGTTTTAATAGCATTTCCATTCAGCGAGATAAAAAAGTTTCCTATCATTCTAAAAATTGCTCTATTAGAACCAAAACAACCATCAAAGTCGGAGCAAGTTGCCAGCTTAGTAAGATGTGCTGAAATTGCGAAAAGAGAGGGTCTTTTAGCGCTTGAGGAAATTGCTGGTGAAACGAAAGATCCCTTTTTCAAAAAAGGCCTTGAAATGATTATTGACGGCCATGATATTGAATTCATTGAAGAAGTATTATTGGAGGAAGTAGCAGCCATTGACAAACGACACAAAACAGGAGCTCTTATCTTTACCCAAGCGGGGACATATGCTCCAACCTTAGGAGTTCTTGGAGCTGTAATAGGTCTTATTGCATCACTTGGAAATTTAAATGATGTAGAAAAATTGGGACATTCCATTTCTGCCGCATTTATTGCAACCTTGCTTGGTATATTCTCCGGTTATGTTATGTGGCATCCCCTTGCAAATAAATTAAAACGTCTTTCAAAACGCGAGCAGGAATTTAAGCTTCTTACAATTGAAGG comes from the Neobacillus sp. PS2-9 genome and includes:
- the flgD gene encoding flagellar hook assembly protein FlgD → MSNWVDVNTVAKNNSIYNNVQPFEQKSVLGKDDFLKILTTQLANQDPSSPLQDKDFIAQMATFSSLEQMTNLNKAFEKFSSNQMSQFAAVIGKEISWTPDGSVSPVTGVVTGISNQNSNYYYLVGDQKIPISAVTEIKQLKTETN
- a CDS encoding flagellar hook-length control protein FliK; this translates as MGITPIDIKINQTNQQNGGKTNTPSPMAGSGNSFDQIIAMFKHLDQSPNSDKQSAQLSIPNGSNQVGKLTQAEVFLNPSKITDKEPAELIELGESVNQLNLLKVKLEDIPLNSKEINASVLSAIPINLEDSQYDSDKAVLIDSKPAMVNEKGENKKNVSVSKYIESKKLNDEDFGKIDGVLTSLVSLMEQVQQLDETLVVPKKNAPDTSDTLVDSQRTLVMQASSLDTPNVYQRAAKFLVSPLVDTSDSPMEYQRPVEQPASTIQNASDSPMEYQRPVEQPPSSIKNDPDSPMVYQRPVEQPLTSIKNDSDWPMVSQQSLEENMVNPLSKSIQMVRETISQAIQKVKEEWNLSPHETNQILQKIHILLGEIKAKQSYEFPTNFEEKIQIILNGLKFENQSGMGVHSDTIERRLIPNSKQGMTLDKNQVIFSAMPQQVNPEGSRESRVTSIPKLDDVQKNSDQSIIVNHQQPILPVDTSKPENLPNKLVISDFSKEVSEWISSFVRISNGRSGSTEAKFSLFPEHLGHIEINVTTQHGQISAQILTDTSVAKEVLEGQLHHLKQALQQFGLQVQKLDVVQQPTVSVDTNQAGLSFSQDGSQSSRQQHTFTSAQDGSNEQRELSEQTEREREVLPITYGGAVRNTSSRIDFTA
- a CDS encoding chemotaxis response regulator protein-glutamate methylesterase — protein: MKQYGVLVVDDSAFMRRAISLMLETDPRFFVIGIARNGVDAVDKVKRLKPDLVTMDIEMPEMNGLCALEQIMKTNPVPVVMISSRTGEGAQETLQALALGAVDFFLKENLIRNQNGDDQSIDFRQRLAGIVEAKLPTVLSKIKLPEMEVSIETNQNTELIFIGCSTGGPKALQTILPCFPKDFPVPIVIAQHMPPGFTKHLAERFDSLCQMEVQEAQNGKEVKPGTIYICPSGYQTRFEKIAGTIVFKVDDCDMVNELYKPSIDITLSSAAPIFTDKLLSIILTGMGVDGAKGCGEVKKYNGKVFVESEESCTVYGMPKAVLEAGFADGQFVLSQMYSKITSFLL
- a CDS encoding protein-glutamate O-methyltransferase CheR; the protein is MLENGLLRLSEMVYDYCGLGYHDRLPILKDKISKRIMELGITYEDYCGFLTKSATEWDILIDLLTINETYFYREEEQLNECCSFVLPLLKSRNMNRPVRIWSAACSSGEEPYTLAMLIQETGRFLPGTVEIIATDINKKVLEKAEMGWYHNSSFAFRRIPESLLKKYFIEENGGYQIKSSTKRMVKFQHLNLLNQEKVAEIGEVDIIFCRNVLIYFDRDKTQQVIHSLYQNLSSDGYLFLGHAESITDTNMGLQKVRSDKSFYYRKESDSNETIRSISSR
- the motA gene encoding flagellar motor stator protein MotA — protein: MMMSSIIGFLLALIAIGVGMVLKGASLSALINPAAYLIIFGGTAAAVLIAFPFSEIKKFPIILKIALLEPKQPSKSEQVASLVRCAEIAKREGLLALEEIAGETKDPFFKKGLEMIIDGHDIEFIEEVLLEEVAAIDKRHKTGALIFTQAGTYAPTLGVLGAVIGLIASLGNLNDVEKLGHSISAAFIATLLGIFSGYVMWHPLANKLKRLSKREQEFKLLTIEGLLAVYQGLSPSALEKKLTVYIAPNERKKIEKVNEEVANEKTA